From one Leptospiraceae bacterium genomic stretch:
- a CDS encoding DEAD/DEAH box helicase family protein — MKTEKVVFCRIGWGKYYGLDGNTETLIGGGEWNKDNIGSEVHNFWKHKGKFYGYVQSPSKGEPGKFNFQRVLKNGNNESGELKNVLVIFYSINPYRGKSRILGWYKNATIYDSYEERSFDETNYFNMEAKVEDCVLLPIENRKFIVPRKGKGSDQGTGQSNIYYTLDEDGDSKQESWIKEAIEYINGYNGRNLLNEDLNKLPINSSTEIETNEKAYSYSGDYTEIEAFDNRKFLKAEEKEKIQSRYKPIVFFKKDINSYLKIDQKKDNVSFLELFNSVLNLNELKEIKLVSYVMSNSFFEELKIFNTCKSKNIEIKILVAPPEGISHNFALKLKSLDESNSLYKIKQIRKNVYSPNLMHSKLSIFIFGNNCISIIGSSNLTLRGLKYNTEINTALLDSINSSYANNYFDELWNNESEELNPAEFNAVDNSDLSVTPSPILKRELFKYQKEAISKLEKRVNHFLDKSPKIGGHGGGFLVLPLGAGKTITALRWIFENLFKKRKAKVLWLAHRRELLDQAYETGFQENSYLQTKIELNDSFRYISSVQGDYFLEGDFLFLTTGLAFSRFDSLKEVKFDLIVCDEAHRASELTLQYGEILKKLKYSFVLGLTATPYRGDIQNTNALANIFNLDRSEKNKSLPDLIYECDYKRIKELEPDKKIFSKRETLPPIETGIKKRIGENNFEFSLDEFDTPKRNKLIVEKYFELKQKYKIKSSIIFCISCEHANKIAELINEKSEGEAQAFHNGEIREEASILDLENGNSIAPIRQDIIIEFRKGKIPCLTSVLLLTEGFDVPKVDAIFLARPTYSTLLLMQMIGRGIRGIDIGGTEICYIVDFIDQTDHHQKRHETIMKISRMTETFDNIEIKENEIEIYDRLISRENSI, encoded by the coding sequence ATGAAAACAGAAAAAGTAGTTTTTTGTAGAATTGGTTGGGGGAAATATTATGGATTAGATGGCAATACTGAAACATTAATTGGAGGTGGAGAATGGAATAAAGATAATATTGGAAGTGAAGTTCATAATTTTTGGAAACACAAAGGAAAATTTTATGGATACGTTCAGTCACCTTCGAAAGGCGAACCTGGTAAGTTTAATTTTCAGAGAGTCCTAAAAAATGGGAATAATGAATCCGGTGAGTTAAAAAATGTTCTTGTAATTTTCTATTCAATAAATCCTTACCGAGGAAAATCTAGGATATTGGGCTGGTACAAAAATGCAACAATATATGATAGTTACGAAGAACGTTCTTTTGATGAAACGAATTATTTTAATATGGAGGCAAAGGTAGAAGATTGTGTTTTATTACCAATCGAGAATCGAAAATTTATAGTTCCGAGAAAAGGTAAAGGCAGTGACCAAGGAACTGGACAGTCAAATATATATTATACTCTTGATGAGGACGGGGATTCAAAACAAGAATCGTGGATTAAAGAAGCGATTGAGTATATTAATGGTTATAATGGAAGAAATTTATTAAATGAGGATTTAAATAAATTACCAATAAATAGCTCAACAGAAATTGAGACGAATGAAAAAGCATATTCCTATTCTGGTGACTATACCGAAATAGAAGCATTCGATAATCGTAAGTTTTTAAAAGCAGAAGAAAAAGAAAAAATTCAATCTAGATATAAGCCAATTGTATTTTTTAAAAAGGATATAAATAGTTATTTGAAGATAGATCAGAAAAAGGATAACGTCTCCTTTTTAGAATTATTTAATAGCGTTTTAAATTTAAACGAATTAAAAGAAATAAAATTAGTAAGTTATGTTATGAGTAATTCTTTTTTTGAGGAATTAAAAATATTTAATACATGTAAATCTAAAAATATTGAAATAAAAATCCTTGTAGCTCCCCCAGAAGGAATTTCTCATAATTTTGCGCTAAAATTAAAATCGCTAGATGAAAGCAATAGTTTATATAAAATTAAACAGATTAGAAAAAACGTATACTCGCCAAATTTAATGCACAGCAAATTATCAATTTTTATATTCGGAAATAATTGTATTTCAATTATTGGTTCCTCAAATCTTACATTGAGAGGCTTGAAATATAATACTGAAATAAATACCGCTCTTTTAGATAGCATTAATAGTAGTTATGCCAATAACTATTTTGATGAATTATGGAATAATGAATCAGAAGAATTAAATCCGGCAGAATTTAATGCAGTGGATAATTCTGATTTATCGGTTACGCCGAGTCCTATATTAAAAAGAGAATTATTCAAATATCAAAAAGAAGCCATTTCAAAATTAGAAAAACGTGTGAATCACTTTTTAGATAAAAGTCCTAAAATAGGCGGGCATGGAGGAGGATTTCTTGTTTTACCTTTAGGAGCAGGAAAAACAATAACAGCTTTGCGTTGGATTTTTGAAAACTTATTCAAAAAAAGAAAAGCTAAGGTCTTATGGTTAGCACATAGAAGGGAATTATTAGATCAAGCCTATGAAACTGGATTTCAAGAAAATAGTTATCTACAAACGAAAATAGAACTAAATGATAGCTTCCGATACATTTCCTCAGTTCAAGGAGATTACTTTCTTGAAGGTGATTTTCTTTTTTTGACTACAGGCTTAGCTTTTTCAAGATTCGATTCATTGAAAGAAGTTAAATTTGATTTGATAGTATGCGATGAAGCCCATCGTGCGTCCGAATTAACTTTACAATACGGTGAAATTTTAAAAAAGTTAAAGTATTCCTTTGTTTTAGGATTAACCGCTACTCCATACCGAGGAGATATTCAAAATACAAATGCTCTTGCAAATATTTTTAATTTAGATCGTTCGGAGAAAAATAAATCTTTACCTGATTTAATTTACGAGTGCGATTACAAACGAATAAAAGAATTAGAACCAGATAAAAAAATATTCTCGAAAAGAGAAACTTTGCCGCCTATAGAAACGGGAATTAAAAAAAGAATAGGAGAAAATAATTTTGAATTTTCTTTAGATGAATTTGATACACCCAAAAGAAATAAACTGATAGTAGAAAAATATTTTGAATTAAAACAAAAATACAAAATTAAATCATCTATCATTTTCTGTATTAGTTGTGAACATGCAAATAAAATTGCAGAACTCATAAATGAAAAATCAGAAGGTGAAGCACAAGCATTTCACAATGGAGAAATACGAGAAGAAGCCTCAATCCTTGATTTAGAAAATGGAAATTCAATTGCTCCAATAAGACAGGATATTATTATAGAATTTAGAAAAGGCAAAATTCCATGTCTAACGTCTGTTCTATTACTTACAGAAGGATTTGACGTTCCGAAAGTGGATGCGATATTTCTTGCTAGACCTACTTATAGTACTTTGTTGTTAATGCAAATGATTGGTAGAGGTATAAGGGGAATTGATATAGGCGGAACTGAAATTTGTTATATTGTAGATTTCATTGACCAGACAGATCATCATCAAAAAAGACACGAAACGATTATGAAAATATCTAGAATGACTGAAACTTTTGATAATATTGAGATAAAGGAAAACGAAATAGAAATATATGATAGACTTATAAGCAGGGAAAATAGTATTTGA
- a CDS encoding ankyrin repeat domain-containing protein, whose translation MDSNLINASKSGDLNLVKHLLKHGVALNAKDINGMTALMYASEFGHMEVVHYLLKNGAEINASDNDGWTAMMFAAKEDHALLIELLIEAGAGIDLQDKRGWTALMSATKFYRTQAVSCLIEYDAKVNLKNNRNFTALLVAAQENFPNIANFLILHGAEINDANEEGWTALMFASGKNNTELALHLIEEGAQVNMKNNNGATALIIASQVGNLEIVESLIKNGANVNLRNNKNRTTALMSACQIGALDIVEMLIENGADVNCEAEEGLTPLLVASKSGSLEVVEYLIEKGADIKAKLSNEQNALLVATLNGNASVAKFLIKKGIDVNVKCITDGFNALDYAEFTGLTEIIDLLQPLMREN comes from the coding sequence ATGGATTCTAATTTAATTAATGCATCCAAAAGCGGTGATTTAAATCTTGTAAAACATCTGTTAAAACATGGTGTTGCATTAAATGCAAAAGATATTAATGGCATGACAGCACTGATGTATGCTTCTGAGTTTGGTCATATGGAAGTTGTACATTATTTATTAAAGAATGGAGCTGAAATAAATGCCAGTGACAACGATGGTTGGACAGCTATGATGTTTGCTGCTAAAGAGGACCACGCTTTATTAATTGAGCTTCTTATAGAAGCTGGGGCTGGAATTGATTTACAAGATAAAAGAGGTTGGACGGCTTTGATGAGTGCGACAAAATTTTATAGAACACAAGCAGTTAGTTGTCTTATTGAGTATGACGCTAAAGTAAATTTAAAAAATAATAGAAATTTTACTGCTTTGTTAGTTGCAGCTCAAGAAAATTTTCCTAATATTGCTAACTTCTTAATTTTACATGGTGCGGAAATAAATGATGCTAATGAGGAAGGATGGACAGCCTTAATGTTCGCATCAGGAAAAAATAACACTGAATTAGCATTACATCTTATTGAAGAAGGTGCTCAGGTAAATATGAAAAATAACAATGGAGCTACTGCTTTGATAATTGCTTCGCAAGTGGGTAATTTGGAAATAGTTGAATCTCTTATTAAAAATGGGGCTAATGTTAATTTAAGAAATAATAAAAATAGAACTACTGCATTAATGAGTGCTTGTCAAATAGGTGCTTTGGACATTGTTGAGATGCTCATAGAAAATGGAGCAGATGTAAATTGCGAAGCTGAAGAAGGACTCACACCTCTATTAGTTGCATCTAAAAGTGGAAGCCTAGAGGTCGTTGAATATCTAATTGAAAAAGGTGCTGACATTAAAGCTAAACTTAGTAATGAGCAAAATGCGCTATTAGTTGCTACGCTAAATGGAAATGCAAGTGTTGCAAAATTTCTTATAAAAAAAGGAATTGATGTAAATGTGAAATGTATAACTGATGGGTTTAATGCATTAGATTATGCCGAGTTTACTGGTCTTACTGAAATAATAGATTTGCTACAACCATTAATGAGAGAAAATTAG
- a CDS encoding HNH endonuclease: MAKENYKKQNKNLECQVCGFSFTVYGEVGKDYIEAHHTIPVSQMTGKSKTKIEDIALVCSNCHKMLHRKRPWLKMSEIKSLLLALKHSV; encoded by the coding sequence ATGGCAAAAGAAAACTATAAGAAACAAAATAAGAATTTAGAATGTCAAGTTTGTGGATTTAGTTTTACAGTGTATGGAGAAGTTGGAAAGGATTACATTGAGGCTCACCATACTATTCCTGTAAGTCAAATGACTGGAAAATCGAAAACAAAGATTGAGGATATAGCATTAGTATGCTCAAATTGTCATAAGATGTTGCATAGAAAAAGACCTTGGCTAAAAATGTCAGAAATAAAATCTTTACTATTAGCATTAAAACACAGCGTCTAA
- a CDS encoding SH3 domain-containing protein, protein MNIESKYIWYFTFGIIFFLFFSCKKTSSINNSNAETVEVNKNTILYSWVNDTRIRESPNMKDKAFASLKEGEAVNWTGEQSNQSVEVTLRGKKFNLPFYKVILSDGRFGWVYAGALVKEHLITSCGSVEDYVISNFSLVAPESEVPCSTKDELCVRQFEILYSTGIKILRIGGNEYVATEIIFPNSTVQKIFELAKQCKDPVFNKIDWIPVEFKNEEDGKHIGLIVKTDGKEVSLIDYYEIIFSSSKGTKIEKQLDGSVIYSYYDRL, encoded by the coding sequence ATGAATATTGAATCAAAATATATTTGGTATTTTACTTTTGGAATTATATTTTTTTTATTTTTTTCATGTAAAAAAACAAGTTCTATAAATAATTCGAATGCGGAAACAGTAGAAGTGAACAAAAATACAATCTTATATAGTTGGGTAAACGATACTAGAATTCGAGAATCTCCAAATATGAAAGATAAAGCATTTGCCAGTTTAAAGGAAGGAGAAGCAGTAAATTGGACAGGAGAACAATCAAATCAATCGGTTGAAGTAACCCTGCGCGGAAAAAAATTTAATCTGCCTTTCTATAAAGTAATTCTTAGTGATGGACGTTTTGGATGGGTATATGCAGGAGCTCTTGTCAAAGAGCATCTTATTACATCATGTGGAAGTGTTGAAGATTATGTAATAAGTAATTTCTCATTAGTCGCACCAGAGTCCGAAGTTCCCTGTAGTACAAAAGATGAATTATGTGTCAGACAATTTGAAATTTTATATTCAACCGGAATTAAAATTTTAAGAATTGGAGGCAATGAATACGTTGCTACAGAAATTATTTTTCCAAATTCGACTGTCCAAAAAATTTTTGAATTGGCAAAACAATGTAAGGATCCAGTTTTTAATAAAATAGATTGGATACCCGTTGAGTTTAAAAACGAAGAGGATGGGAAACATATTGGTTTAATAGTAAAGACGGATGGAAAAGAAGTTAGTTTAATAGATTACTACGAAATAATATTTTCATCATCGAAAGGAACGAAAATAGAAAAACAATTAGATGGAAGTGTAATATATTCCTATTATGACCGACTTTGA
- a CDS encoding transposase — translation MFYSLLFKTVSDTLRKVSKNKKYLNCIPGFLSILHTWGQTLSYHPHIHVLITGGGISADKGKWIDSRDKFFLPIPVLSKLFQRLFLFHLKKYYHGSYLTIPKSCEELNDPSHFQRFLTNLYSKKWIVYTKQPFENPDSVIKYLGRYTHRIAISNQRILEITNNTVTFRYKDYADNDKLKTMTLPCVEFIRRFLMHILPLGFVKIRHYGIIANRSRKDSLELCKSLLKKLNRSLNQKSTPEEWKDILASMIKKILLCSVCKIGSFVSISLIQKQIRPP, via the coding sequence ATATTCTATTCTCTTTTATTTAAAACTGTCTCGGATACGTTAAGAAAGGTAAGTAAGAATAAAAAGTATCTAAATTGTATTCCTGGTTTTTTATCTATTCTACATACTTGGGGACAGACTTTATCTTATCATCCACATATTCATGTTCTAATCACAGGAGGTGGAATTTCTGCGGATAAAGGCAAATGGATCGATTCAAGAGATAAATTCTTTCTGCCGATTCCCGTTCTATCAAAACTATTTCAGAGATTATTTTTATTTCATTTAAAAAAATACTATCATGGAAGTTATCTTACTATTCCCAAAAGTTGTGAAGAATTAAATGATCCATCACACTTTCAAAGATTTTTAACAAACCTCTATTCTAAAAAATGGATCGTATATACAAAACAACCTTTTGAAAATCCCGACTCCGTAATTAAATACCTCGGACGTTATACACACAGGATAGCAATCAGTAACCAGAGAATATTAGAAATCACAAACAATACCGTAACATTCAGATACAAAGATTATGCGGATAATGACAAACTCAAAACAATGACTCTACCATGTGTAGAGTTTATTCGCAGGTTTCTTATGCATATCCTTCCATTAGGATTCGTTAAAATCAGACATTACGGAATCATCGCAAACCGATCTCGCAAAGACTCTCTCGAATTATGTAAGTCACTTCTTAAAAAACTAAATCGTTCTTTAAATCAGAAGTCTACACCGGAAGAATGGAAAGATATTCTTGCGTCCATGATCAAAAAGATTCTCCTATGTAGCGTATGTAAAATTGGCTCTTTCGTATCCATTAGCCTCATCCAAAAACAAATCCGACCTCCCTAG
- a CDS encoding transposase zinc-binding domain-containing protein: METSQQEEMLVRKRILEVAEVFRENEKEFFSVYGKSLTRNEVKAYYAIRNCRTETLGGHVDKCSHCGFEKNSYNSCRNRHCPKCQFLRKEKWLVKENKNILPVKYFHVVFTLPSELNSLILNNKKYSILFYLKLSRIR; this comes from the coding sequence ATGGAAACATCACAACAAGAGGAGATGTTGGTCAGAAAGAGGATACTCGAAGTAGCTGAAGTTTTTCGGGAAAATGAAAAAGAATTCTTTTCTGTCTATGGTAAGTCTTTAACTCGAAACGAGGTAAAAGCATATTATGCGATCAGGAATTGCAGAACAGAGACGCTCGGTGGTCACGTCGATAAATGTAGTCACTGTGGATTCGAAAAGAATTCCTACAATTCCTGTCGAAATCGGCATTGTCCCAAATGTCAGTTTTTGAGAAAAGAGAAATGGTTAGTTAAAGAGAATAAGAATATTTTACCTGTGAAATATTTTCATGTCGTATTTACTCTTCCCAGTGAATTAAACTCACTCATATTAAATAACAAAAAATATTCTATTCTCTTTTATTTAAAACTGTCTCGGATACGTTAA
- a CDS encoding site-specific integrase, whose amino-acid sequence MSLLREKMIRELKLKTMSEKTIKSYVSYVNYLAKYYKKSPDKINRVEVKNYLYHLRANKQLSANTLNVVHSAIRFFFIHVINAEWVVKDIAKYKGDKSKPVVLSKSEVEAILNLTWNKKHKTILTLNYSAGLRVSEAAKLKVQNIDPDRMQIFVKDGKGGTDRYALLSHTTLKLLRDYIEDYKPVGYLFYAKNKNKMKSFSVRAIQRAFKDALLKAGITKNASVHTLRHSFATHLLEAGG is encoded by the coding sequence ATGAGCCTGCTGAGAGAGAAAATGATTCGAGAATTAAAGCTCAAGACGATGAGCGAAAAAACGATAAAGAGTTACGTGTCATATGTAAATTATCTGGCAAAGTATTACAAAAAATCTCCAGATAAAATAAATCGAGTAGAAGTAAAGAATTATCTTTACCATTTAAGAGCTAATAAACAATTATCCGCTAATACATTGAATGTCGTACATAGTGCGATACGATTTTTCTTCATTCATGTTATTAATGCAGAATGGGTTGTGAAAGACATCGCTAAATACAAAGGCGATAAAAGTAAACCAGTTGTTTTAAGCAAATCAGAAGTGGAAGCTATTTTGAATTTAACCTGGAATAAAAAGCACAAGACCATACTGACACTCAACTATTCAGCAGGACTTCGAGTCAGTGAAGCGGCTAAATTAAAAGTTCAAAATATTGACCCAGATAGAATGCAGATATTTGTCAAAGACGGAAAAGGAGGAACAGATCGTTATGCGCTATTGTCTCACACTACTTTAAAATTGTTACGAGATTACATTGAAGACTATAAACCTGTTGGTTATCTATTTTATGCTAAGAATAAAAACAAGATGAAAAGCTTTTCTGTTCGTGCAATACAGCGTGCATTTAAGGATGCTCTTTTAAAAGCGGGGATAACAAAGAATGCCTCTGTCCATACTCTAAGACACTCTTTTGCAACACATCTTCTTGAAGCAGGGGGTTAA